The sequence attttgtcAGCCTATAAGCAAACAGGTGAGATCCTTAGATAATTAAAAGGAACGTCAAGGGTGACACTGTTTGGACTGGGCTGACCAGCTCAAATTCTCTTCCTTGTTCCACACAAGTAAATCAACCAAGGTAAGGGACTGTTACTCCGTTAACTTGTACTGGGAAGACAGTGGCTGCAATCATTACAGATGCTTGCAGGGAGACACAATTGTTCCTACAATTTATTGTCCAAGCTTTTGAAATGGAAATTTGAGGACAGCAGCTCTCAAATCCCACCCACCTTGCAGACCACTCAGAAATTACTGGCTGTCTCAGTGGACTGCTTAGGCTGCAAAGTTATACCCAATTAGCTAGAAGTAAGCTACCTTGAAGTCAGTAGAACCGAGTATAGCTATATGTAGAATTGACTCAAAACTTCACACTAAACAATTCCAAAGAATTTGGGTAATATATTTGCATCAGCGCATCATTTCTGTTCACAATCACTTTTACAGCTATGATCCAACTGCAGGAATTCATTCATGTTTCAAAATAAACAATTGTGCTTCATTCAGTGATTAAGCAGACACACGCCAGAAATAGACATTCATTTGTCTGAACAGTGACCTAGATGTTTCTGCATAGGAAGCAAGAATATTGTTCATCTCTGAAATATTGTCTGAAAGCAGGGATATatttcgcgactggacttaattgccaggggtcctttacctttatacacgaTTACCAgcaaaaccaaaaagaaaaaaaaccacacaactcaTATATGAAATGTTTAGGGCAGCCAAGACTCACCAAAACATGGCAAATTTTTGGAGTCGTTGCAAGACCACTTGTGCTAAATCATATGCTAAAAGTTGCATTAAAAATCAATGCAAAAAACAATACGTAATCTTAGGTTCCCTCAGACTCAAATCCTTATTCTTATGGACATTACATGCTCTCTCCCAAGAACTCTCAAGTTAATTAAGATAGGACTTGCTCAAATCCCGCTGAGTAGTCCAAGCCCAAACACGCCTGTAAGAACCAATGGCATGGGAGCacagtcatctagtccatttAGTCAGGTCTCTGTCTTTCCTCAGCAGTAGAAGGCCAATTACGGGGCTGTTTTCTTCTGCGCCAGCTCAGCCAGTTGCTGCTGGCGCCTCTGCAGCACCTCCTGGCGTTTCTTTTCATAGTACTCATACTCCCGGGCACGGATCTCCTCTACCTCAGGGAAAAACCGATGTCTGCAGTAAACAGAGGCAAGAAGAGAGTTAAGCAAGCCATGCAGCCCAACTCCCGACCTTTGCTTATCAGGCGTCCCTCAACAAAGCTCTATCCTGCCACCCACAGTGCATGTTAGTACAGTACACACAACCCATTCCTTTTCTGGTTGGGGAGGTTCTAAAACATAGGACGAGTCCTAGCTAGCAAAGAACCACACACCGAAAAGTTCTTGGAAAAGAGAGTAATAAAACTTCCTACGGCCATTAGACTGATTGAGACTTCATAAAGAGCTATGAATCTGTGTGGGGTGGGAGACTTGGGGAAAACTCCAGTCAGTCTTATGCACGTTTACCCAGCAGAAAGCCCCACAgagcaatggggcttactcctaaggAGCGCTGCAATGGGTTTGCAAACCTGTTTCTGCAAAAACACAAAGCCTTGCAAGACTCGAGAGACCAAACAGATTGCATATGGCACAAACCTTCCGAACCGAAGGAAAACCCAACCCAGCAAAAGTCTGTATCGCAGCAGATTCGCTAGCTTTTAAAGGCACCACAAatacactttttttgggggggggtgtctccttTGTGAAGTCCACAAAAATGGGATCTTGCAAGAGGACTGCCGCGGACTTTTTCACGGTGCAATCCTATGCGTGCTTATGATGCAAAAGTTCGGCGGGGATCACTCCCCAGAAAGTGAGCCGAGGGCCAAAGCCTTAAGCTGAAAGGTCAGGGAGCTGGAGAAGCTTTCTGGACTGTGCACTTTGTTTCCGACCTCAGCACCAACCCCTGCCAGGCTCCTTGAGCTCCTCCTCCCTTTGGACTCCTGCCCAGGCCCTCTCACGGCACCTGTACACGAAGGCGGTCGCCAAGGCACAGAAGATGCCCCCAAACAACAAGGGCTTGGACAGACGTTTCTTCGCGGAGAAGCCCGCCATGGCTGGAAGGGACTCGGCGGCGGAGCGGTAGAGCGGACTCTCCCACCTCTAAAGGGTACTTGTTCCCCGCTAGGGTGCTGCCCTTAGTGTAACTCTTCTGCCCGTTCTTCAACGCAACATCCGGTTTCCTGCGCGTTCCTGGAGTTTTTTTCCGTGCGTGCCGGCGTGTCTCGTCCGGAAGTTCCGTGCGAGGTTTTGCTGTGCCTCCACCGGCTGGGCGATAAAGCGAGGCCGGTGCGGGCAAAGGAAGGAGCCATCCAAGGGCAGCAGGTAACGAAGTGGGCGGGGAAACGAACGGAAATACCCAGGGTTAGATTCCTATGGCAATATCCAATCCTAGACCTCGGTTTACCTGTAAGCCGCCTGGAGTCCCTATCAGGGGGAAAGACGGAGTACAGtataagaaaatacagtggtacctcgggttacagacgcttcaggttacagactccactaacccagaaatagtacctcgggttaagaactttgcttcaggatgagaacagaaattgtgctccggcggtgcggcggcagcgggaggccccattagctaaagtggtacctcaggttaagaacagtttcaggttaaagacagacctccggaacgaattaagtacttaacccgaggtaccaccgtatagacGACTACTACCACCACTATTAGTAGCAACAATAATATGTTAACCTAGGTCTTTTTCAGCCATGTTCTGGTCAGGGCAGCCTTCCAGGGATCAGAAAGTCTTCCAGAATAAATATGGGAAACCTGATCCATCATATGACATGTTTTCCCATGGTGGGGAGGACACCCCAAAGGAGAGGGGAGTGGCAGTTGTTTCATGGGACCATTAGATCATAcacacgggtgacgctgtggtctaagccactgagccgcttagacttgccaatcagaaggttggtggttcgaatccctgcaacgggatgagctcccattgctctgtcccagctcctgtcaacctagcagttcaaaagcacaccagtgcaagtagatgaatagggaccgctgtggcagaaaggtaaactacatttccgtgcgctctggcttccatcactgtgtcccattgtgccagaagtggtttagtcatgctggctacgacCTGggaagctgtatgtggacaaacaccaactcccttggcctgaaagtgagatgagcaccgcaaccccatagtcgctttggactggacttaaccatccaggggttctttaccttttaccttagatCATACACAGGTAAATACTGGAGAAGTGGTGTTTTAAGGACACATCTACACAAGTCGCAAAGTGTTGCCCTGGTGGAGTGGTAGGTTATAGTCACACAGGCTCATTTATTTTACTGGGAGCTTTTCCATAGTTATGTGGAGGAACTGGAGAGTAGGAATACTAGTTGGTGGGGGCATCGATTGAATTTTTGTATGCCCTGTGTCTTCTAGTTCCCTGTTTAGTTAATATTTAAAAGAGGAAGTAGTGGGTGTTCTTTTAAAGGACATCGGAGAAATTGGCAATATTTTTTGCTGTAATTCTGAGTACACAAAGGTGAGGAGCCTAGTCATGCTTAGAAAATGTTTTATGTCAAATGGTTTCCTGCCTCACTGAGAACCTAAGAGTTGTCCTGAACAAGCACATATCAACCATATCCGTGTTTTAAAATACTAAGGGATATGAACAGAGAGTTTGTCATACGGCAGTGTAGGAAGCTTGGAGGGAGAATGTTATATGCAAAGATCTACCTTGGAAAGTTTAGCTTCATGGTTTGTTTTCAGGTCAAAAGTAGATTTGATTCTACAGACATGCGGAAGTACTTTTTTGAGGCAGTGGGATTTTCCTCATTTGGGAGATGGAAAATGCTTTTTCCTGAACGAAAAGTAAAATGCATTTAGGAAGCCTGCCCAATTCTAAGAATAAAGCTATAGTTTATTCACTGCTCGTATAAAATTATTAGCTTGAAATTATACGTAGTCTAAAGAGGCTAAACATTAAAGACAAGGAAGTTGGGATTGAAAATGGAGAAGAAATCTTTCACAGAACCTTTCAGGACTCCTGTAATAGTACGTCCTTCAGAATattatttcaaatgaaactctgcCTTTTCTTCTAGCAGCATGTCCCAAAACCACAAGGACCTACTTGGTCTGGGTCGCCTTGAATACCTACAGGCCCTAGTCACTGAATTCCAGGTGACTGAGAGCTCAGGTGAGTATAATTTATTGGCCACTAGCTGCTTTTGTTCTATGTGTATAAATGCCTTGCCCATCTTAGttgcttctttcctcctctcaaGCGTTGTTGCTTTGGTAACacagtttttattcattttcatctttaaacTGTTTAACACGGTTGCattgtatatatttttgtttgcatTAGAGCATAGGACATGCAATATTACATAAAAATCAAACAACCACAAAAACTCAAATAAACGTTTCTGAATATATTAACAAAGTTGtgtcaaaatttatataccaaaaatattacctcaagagttgttttatattatttcagAAGCCAAGGAGCAGGTGTTGGCCAATCTAGCTAATTTTGCTTATGATCCTAAGAATTATGAATATCTCCGGCAGCTGAAAGTATTGGACCTGTTCCTAGATATGCTCAGTGAGGACAATGAAACGCTTGTGGAATTTGCACTTGGTAAGGCTTGGGTTTAAGCTTGATGCTTACTATGAATTAAAGCAATTTTTAAGAGCTTCTCTCGGCCTTCACACTTGAAATTATACTCCCACATCACTTTAGGGATAGTCAAGTTAGTCAGTTTTGGTACATGGCAGtggtttttttacctttacctttatggtagtggttaCAATGGTAAGCTGGGAAGGCCTCGTGGTTCAGCCATTAAATCTCTAACTGttcaatcctgtacatgtctgctcagacCTATGTCCCactgttcagtggggcttccttctggGTAAGCAAgcattggattgcagcctgtGGCCTTAAGtaaacttctctctttctctctcatcagCCTCAAACCCCCATTTAATGTTGACCTCTCTTACAATGTGTATAAAAGCAGGATTACTAAGAAAATGTGTGTGAAACATTTTAGTGTTCAATGCACTATATAAATACTGaatatcatcattattaaaatcTGTATCCTCTGTGGGGGCAAGATAAATCTTCACAATTAGAAGAAATTTAGTCAGAGCAGCCAGCTAACATTGTAAACTTAGGAAAAGAGCAGTTACTGTGCcattccagttgtttttggactccaactcccccaGCCAGCACGCTCAATGGTCAGGGAACATGGGCGTTGctgtccagcaaaatctggagggacaTAGGTTCTCCATACCCATACAACAGTATCACTTGTTAAGAAAACACAATGGGTTAAATGTATCGGCCCACACAGTGTGGGAATAATTGTTTACTTTTATTATCATCATGCTAATTACTCAGCATCCAAAATCTTTCAGCAAATGATTCAGTTTTATTTCTCGAAGCCATGAGCAAAACAGTTGGTCCCCATAAATCACAGGACCTGTTAACATACAGGATATCCCACTTCTTGTAAAAGGCTGCTTAGTCTGATATGCGGAGTTGAAGGAGCAGGTGAGACACTGCTGAGCCAATAAGAGCAGGAAGCAGACGAGTTTTGAAAACAAAGGAGCATTCTCTTATGCAGAGGCTGCAGCACTTACAGGAGTGCAGAGTGCCTTCTAGTGTTGTGTGTGGGGAGTTAGTATGAATGCTTTGGTTGGGGAAAAAACAGGAAGGCTTTATCAGAATGAAAACAAGGTAAATAATTGCAATCAGAGGGAGTTGTTATGCggataaagaaagaaaacaaaaaagtttttaagTTAAACAAGAACCCAGTGGTGTTCTTTTATTGCAGATAGCTTAGTGTGTAACCCCGCTGGGTTCTTGTTccacttgttttctttcttttccctctcaTAAAAAAACTGTGTGGTAAGctaatgaggaacctgtggcagaGTGTGAAAATAGTTTAACATACACTAGTATTGCCACCAGTCAACTTTGCAAGACATAAATTACATCGTTCCCAGCCCATAATGCCCTATGCCTCTTGCTAGTTCTTCCCTTcagcatcttgtcctttgccaacaGATTCCAAATTCTTCTTAATCTCATTTTGTAAGTGGCagatcccccctttccccccaatgtGTGCAATGTTTACAATTAATTCTGATGACAGAATCTGAATATATAATAGAAGTTTTAACCTGTGTCTGCCCGGCTACAACTCCCACTGAAATCTCCCCTCCCTCTAGTAACCACTGCCTTCGTTGTGGATGTtggggaaagaggaagggaaagtcaGGACAGTGCAGAGGCAAGCATGCAAGCTACATAGGGAAAGACTTAGAtatggtttcccaaacttgggtctccagctgttttttggactacagttcccatcatccctgaccactggtcgtgctagctagggatgataggagttgtagtccaaaaacagctggagacccaaatttggggaaCCCTGacttaataataaaattaatttatcctgcccatctgattgggtttccccagccactcttggtggcttacaacatacataaaaacatatcaaacattaaaaaacaaaatatgctgacaagcaacaaacaaaccactaaatcaatagaaaccaataacaacaataataaacagtttacagttatacccaaattaaaattaCCGCCAActtcaactaaacatttaaccaacaccaacccaacaaaaaactgaggaaccaaaattagaacagtttaaaacattttagccagttgccccagcccaagagttgttccagcaatgtccctccGGCCTCACAGAAGCCTCTTTTAGCTGTTCCGGGTGAGTCTGGGTGACTTCGATGAACCTGGTTGCCTCAATACCTATGGCAGTGATAAATGTGAAGTAGATGAGAAGGCTGGTCCTGTCTTTACTATCTCATTCTCGTACTTTAGGTGGCCTTTGTAACCTCTGCCTGGACAAAATCAACAAAGACTATATCTTGGAGGCAGATGGTGTCGCAGCCGTTGTCGGTTCCCTCTCCAGCTCCAATGAAGAGACTGTGATGTCCGCAGTCACTACTTTAATGTACTTGACCACCCCCCAGTCTCGCCAACAGATCACAGCTCTTCCCGTAGTGGAATGCATGCTGCGCTTCTCCCTCTCAGCCAACCGGAGGCTACGAAACCTGGCAACCATCTTCCTTGAAGATTACTGCACCCCTCATCAGGTAGAGGCGGCCAAGGCCCTGACCGAACACACCGCCCTAGGGATCCCCCTGCCAAAGGACTGATGTGGCACGGAGGGCAGCTGGAAAGCTTTTCTTGGAAGAAGCAGCAGCCCTTGTGTTGGAAAAAGCCAGCCCTCGGGTGAGGAAAATCATCCCCAGAATCTCACTTTAAAAAGAGACTCTTCAGGAACTGTTAAGCACCACGAGGCATGCATCCGATGCTGTCATTTTTAGGGGCTCCTGAAATATTTTGGCATCTAGTCACATTACACCATGCTTTGGTGGGAGGCTAGATTACGCCGAGGTGTCCTGCTGCCTAGCTCTCTTGGGTAAGCCAGCCTTCCATCTGCTGGGTGGGCTTCTCACTGGCACAAGACAGCAGGAAGCCCCAAAACAGGGCATTGCAAAGGCAAGGAGGGGCAAAGTTGAGCCAGTccaggatctgctggatcctaagcTGGTCTTAGTACCAAGATGCAGTGCATTCAAGGTGAATCTGGGCCCACTTCCTACACTGACCTGGAGATGGTGCAGCGATCTGGCCCAGTTCAAGCCTTACtgttctcgcccccccccccccccgctttgcagCCAAAGTGAGCTGCAATTTTACTGATGCAGTATGGGCTCTATTGCTTGGCCAAGCCCTGCCAGCAGGGTTGGGAGTTTAGATTGCCCCTTAAGCTTGTCTTTCATTCTACTGTAATGAAAGTCAGTCATTCTATTGGAATGAGCGTGGGATTCCTTGCCAATAGAAGTTCAGCAGGAATCAGGAGATGTACCACAATTATGCTTAGTTGTCTTGTTCCGTTTTGTTATACATCTTTAAAAATCCCAATGCATTTttactttcttccttttttattttttacacttcctttcttttttaaggaagctTGGCAGAGTTCCATTACTGCTTTCTTTCGATTGCCTTTGCGAACTCTGCATTGTTCAGACATGCTTTTGGAGTGTGAATTTTTTTAACCAACCAGATTTGATTGATGGCTTTACTGTTGTGGTGGTATTTTGTACCGCCTTGTTATACTTTCTGTGAAAGcgtggtttataaatatttgaataaaGAACAGAGATAAAATATTGTTATCTGgagatttaaatcctgctacagGACCCTAATAGCTATTATAGTGGATATACCTTGGAGCAGGAGAATACAGGTGGGACTCCTGTTGCCCTCCAAATATAgttgggactccaattcccatcagccagtgcggtcaggaatgatgggtgttGAAACATTCGGAAAGTCATGGGTTGCACATCCCTGCTTTAGctgggcttttttttctttaaacagcAGAATGAACAGAAGACAGGTGAGCAATAGCgaatggctcagttggttagagtgtggtgctgataatgccaagtttgcaggtttgatccccgtatgggacagctgcatatttcttgcattgcagggagctgaactagatcagagctttccaaactgtgtgctgTGACATGTtactgtgtcagctgcagtgtgtaggtgttgttaggatcgtcctactctcgtgtaggaacctggtagagacacatgcccgactggcatgttctctccctcctggtcggtcgttcgggagcttcaaaagctttctccagcccgaacatcacagcgactgataccaagcatcagcacacttagggattctGCAGAATatttgcagtttgcgtaacagactaAATAGCTCAGCATCTTGGCTAAtgtacgtttatttacatataatacactcggagcattctgccttagctccttcctctttctcatcagacagcaaagagagaaggaacaaaggacaatagtcccactttccagaacacagtaataccaaaacatcctgtctccgtcacttcccactatgtggaatgaaaacatacaccgtcatgtgacagACAACAATCTCGTGACTGCAAatacggagcaagaatcctaacaggtGTGTCACACGAATGCTCCTCCCAGGACTGGAGagtggttagtttaacctccggtttgctaataAAACTAAAGTAccgtgtcacaaaatgatgcatgtctaaaaagtgtgtcgtcaacatgaaaagtttggaaagctctggactagatgattctcagggtcccttccaactctacaattccacaattctattaTTGTACCCTAAAATCTTAGTGCTTTGAGGTTCCCCCGTTACCTTTCTGGCCCTGCCGTATACCAGCTACTGATCGTTTGCACTTTTATTTATCTAGATGCATGACAAAGACTCCACACAGGGATTTAACATCTTTATAACTCACATTGTTGATGTTTAATTAGGACAAAACAGTATTCTCTTGCAAATAGGAAATATATTTCCATCTGGGCCGGCTCACTGGGTGGGTGTCTTGCTTCGTTCCAGTGGAGTTTAATGACCAGTGTTTTGGGTCACTTTCACTGCCTGTTGAAGTAGACACCCCTTTCTTCAGCCATCACTTGGAGCGCTTGCTCTCCAGTATTGCCCTCCAGTCATCAGTCCAAGACTCGAGTCTCCTTCGTGGGGGTTGCAGCTTTAGATGCTTGTTATGACAGCAAGAGAACAAGATGTGCTCCCAGCTCGGATTAGGCTCAACCCCTGAGAAGAATGAGAATGGGAAATTGCAAGAGCGACCATTTCATCACTGGAGCAACGGTAAAGCGTTTGGATCTGAAAACCTCACTGCACATTCTCGTACCTTTAACGGCATCCTTGTCATCAAAGAGCAGATCAGCAGACACAACTGTTTTATCTCTGGTCAGAATTATCCGCTCCACAAATTTGGGACCCAAGTGCTTTTGAACCCAGCTGTACTATCAGGTGAAGAAAGATCAGTATCAGAAGAATTTTAATTACCGCCTTTTACCAAAAAAGCAAAGAAGCCAAAACACTCGACTATATCCGACTGGTTATTTAGACAGGAGAGTCAGAGAAGACGTAAAATTATAAAGCTGGTATGAAATGTTTTCTACAGCCTTTGACAGACATTTTCTCATTTCACAAAttgcttaggctgcaatcctgaacacacATACTCAGGAATGAATGCAGTGGGGTGTACTTCTTAGTAAACATGCAGGTGATGTCTTTTTTAATTGGGCTTGTAGAGCAGAAGCTGGTGGCTTCCTGAAGCATCTGAATACCCATAGCTTAGGGGGTAGAAATTCTTGTTAACATAGGTATTCCAATCATTGTACATTTTGGTCATCCAACAAAATGCAGATTCTCATGGGGTTTTTTTCACAGAAAAGgggaaaacatttaaataaattggGCCAAAGGGCAAAAAAATGCAAGATGTTTTGTGTTACCTACAAGATTCACAACACAATCTTGTGCACGTTTACTCAGACATAAGGCCCCCTGTGTCTTCTTCCTagagtttaagaacggacttccagtatggattaagttcataaaccaaggtaccactgtactataaaaacTATATGCTTGTGTTTCGTGGGGGTACATATCCTACTTTTATAACCAGCAAATACATTTGCTCCTTTTCCAGTGCAAGGTGCAATAGACTGTTCAACTGACTTGTGCCTGCAAGTTACCATTCCAAAGCCTCTGAAATACTGCCATAGGTGGGAGATCTACATCAGAGCAGGTAACCCAATGGTGTGGAAGGGACATGAATAGAGCCTCACCTCGACAATGAAGCACATAAGCCACTAGTATTGAAGATGAGGAACATAGAAGCAAACgaggaaaaagcaaaaataagGAATCTGATGGGAGGCTCTGCATAACACAAGGTTGGAGTCAGGGTAAGCAAGCAGAACAGAGAGAGAGTAGGGGACAGCAAACAATTGCCAACCTTCTCTTGAACGCAGTATTCATATTTCCGGATAGGGCTTGTGCAAATAAACACTTCTGTGCTGAAAAGACATGGGTGTTATTAGTCACTATATGAAAATAAACCATGGGGGCTAATCGCAAACCATTCTGTGTTCCGAATGGGCCTTACTTGGGCATTTGAATCATCTCCTGCATTGCTTCGATAGCTCCTGGAATGGGATCCAAACCCAGAAAGAAGCCTGGTGACTCGTACACACTGGCTACCTTCACCTGAAACCAGATGCATGGAATTACACTTCTAGTCTAAACAGAGCTCACCTAGTTGCTTAATATTCAATCTACTATGAGGAAAATAGAAGAAGGCTCTCTTCTTCCCCCCAAGAAGGGCTCAAGAACTGCTTTAATTTTCAAAACCACATCCCATGTACGTGGTCAAGGAGTGCCTTCTGGAGCAAGGCACTGGGGCTGCCGTAGA comes from Podarcis raffonei isolate rPodRaf1 chromosome 2, rPodRaf1.pri, whole genome shotgun sequence and encodes:
- the ARMC7 gene encoding armadillo repeat-containing protein 7 isoform X1 produces the protein MSQNHKDLLGLGRLEYLQALVTEFQVTESSEAKEQVLANLANFAYDPKNYEYLRQLKVLDLFLDMLSEDNETLVEFALGGLCNLCLDKINKDYILEADGVAAVVGSLSSSNEETVMSAVTTLMYLTTPQSRQQITALPVVECMLRFSLSANRRLRNLATIFLEDYCTPHQVEAAKALTEHTALGIPLPKD
- the ARMC7 gene encoding armadillo repeat-containing protein 7 isoform X2 is translated as MSQNHKDLLGLGRLEYLQALVTEFQVTESSAKEQVLANLANFAYDPKNYEYLRQLKVLDLFLDMLSEDNETLVEFALGGLCNLCLDKINKDYILEADGVAAVVGSLSSSNEETVMSAVTTLMYLTTPQSRQQITALPVVECMLRFSLSANRRLRNLATIFLEDYCTPHQVEAAKALTEHTALGIPLPKD
- the NT5C gene encoding 5'(3')-deoxyribonucleotidase, cytosolic type, which encodes MDGGSAARPLRVLVDMDGVLADFEGALLRGFSAAFPGEPRVELEQRRGFLAVEQYRSLREDLGVKVASVYESPGFFLGLDPIPGAIEAMQEMIQMPNTEVFICTSPIRKYEYCVQEKYSWVQKHLGPKFVERIILTRDKTVVSADLLFDDKDAVKGVEPNPSWEHILFSCCHNKHLKLQPPRRRLESWTDDWRAILESKRSK